The DNA region GAACTTCCTCTTCAATTAATATTCCAATGATCTCAGAAATTCGATCTCGAAGTTCACCAGACTTTAGAACATTACGTGCCCAATTGCTCACCCGTTCATTTCTTACTGGGTACCTTAGTAATCTATTAGCAATATGTTCGGACTCTTGATAGTTGTCAATTAACCACTTTATACACTCATCATTCAATATGTGATCTTTTATGTATGTGCTTACAGCCCATTGTACCTCTTCACTTCCAACCAGAATAAAATGCCGATATAGATAGAATAAATTCTCTAGTAACTCTTTACTGTAAGCCTCATCAGAACTTCGATTTTTAATTATTCTTTTTAGAACCTTCAAACATTCGACTCTGCGAAATCTTCTGTTAGCAGCGATATCCTCAACTATAATACCTACGATGTACTCAATTGACTTGTTATCGAATGAAACAGCCTTTAACAGATGGCGTTCAGTGAATATATCTGCTGTTGTATTCACGAATTTCTTAAGGTATTTCTCGGGTGAGAAATGCATTCGAATCCGTTCAAGTTGATGTATATGTTGCTCTAGATCATTAGCATCCATGTTTCTACCCCCAGAATATAAAGGATGATGTCGTCGTTCTTGTATTCACGAACCCTCACCAACTTAGATAGCTCCTATCTTAGTCGGTGAGGGTTGTCTGCGAGGCTTAAAGGAGAGAAGCGACTGGGTACGGCGGACTACACCTCGCAGGGTTGTAAGCTGAATCTACTTTTCTGCCTCCCTCTTCTAGCAAACCAAGGGTAAAGCCCTCAACTTATATACTTTGTTATATGACGGTGTCTTTGAGTAGGCCCTAAAAAGATTCTTATTCATTTACCATATTCCATAATGGTATGTCATATTGTGAAGTTTCACTGCTACGGTTTAATTTTAATAAATTACATTCGTTACAGAGTATTTGTAAGTTAGAAGGATCATTGTTCCCATATTTAGATAACGGGACTATATGATCTATCTCAAAATTAATCCCTAGATTATAACTACCTGTTAGGTCCTTTCTACACAGCGTACATACTCCTTTATCTCTGAAGAAAATCCCCCTCTTCAACCAGGAATTCCAATACGAAGTTCTTAATAGTTTTCTATCTTTATCTAAGTATTCAAGCGGTACCCTATCAATGTGCTTCTGTATGTATGTTGCGAAAAATTCATTTAAATCACGTAAAAATATCTTATTAATCATTAAAACATGAAAAGTCGAATTAATAAGTAATGGTTGAGCCTCAATGCGTTTAACTTCTAAAGTATTTATGTAATAATCGACATAATTGAACTCATCACATTCATCTAATACTTCTGCTTCATCTATAATTTTAAAATCAGGAAACCTAATTCCTATGTCAATTCCTGTATTTGAAATCATATTACTCATATATTCAAGGAACATTTCATAATCATCCCAATCCACATTCTTCAAAATCTCTCTGATGCCGTCACCATAGATTAAATCATCAAAATATTTTATAAGCATATGAAGAACAGTAAATTTTTGAGGATTAACAAACTTTACTATTATTTCATCGAAGTTATCCTCAATAAAATCATTCATATAATCATAATCTGTGGCGCTATCTCCATAAAATTCACTAATGATACGTCCAGCCAGTATTGTAGCATCATGATAACCAATCTTTGTATGTTTTACATTCTTCATTAAAATACCTCATTGTATAATTATTCTTCTGCACTGTCATATAACATAGTATCCACGAATTCGTATATTTTCTGCATTAAGTTGAATATACGAATACTCTTTTAGATTAGTCCAGATTACCTATAGTCATATTTTACAACAAATTGGAATAATATTACGAATGAATAATTTTCTGCTCTAAAATAAAAAAACTCCCGCTAAAGCAGCGGAAGCCTGTATCTATAATAATTACACAAAAAACAATTTTAATAGTTTTTCTAGTCAACCTCCCAACAATCACTTCCCAAAACCCTTCCCCTCCCCACAAAACACCTCCACCATCATCAAAGCCCCCATCCTAAATCCCTGGACAAAAGCGGTGCTTGTGAGCATGGAACTAGTATCACCGTTCAAGTCCAAGATTTCCTCAAGGGCTCTGAAGTCGTTCTCCGAAAATCTTTGTTTGACTTCCAACATCAAATCAGAAATTTCTCCATTGAGCGAACGATATTCGGGATCTGTGGGGACCGTTCGCGATTCAGGGTTAAGGTTTCCTTTGTAAAGTTCCTCCAAAATACTTTTCATTCCACTCTCCTCCTTTAAGAATTGTGAACAGTATCGTTAAAAACCTAAAAAAACAGCCAGCACTTTCCGTATAAATCAATTTTATGCGAAAACTGCATAAAACTCAATATGCAGTTTTCGCATAATTTAAACTTAGCTTGGGTGATGAACAATGTACAAAAGAATACGCGATTTGCGTGAAGACAGGGATTTGACGCAACAACAATTGGCAGATTTTCTGAACATCTCTCAAGCAACTTATTCCCGATACGAAAGCGGGAACTTGGATGTGCCAAGCTCTGTGTTGATTATGTTGTCCGAATTTTACGACGTAAGTATTGACTATATTCTGGGTCAGACGAATAACTCCAAACGTCACAATGGAAAATAAATAGCACTGGCGACAAAGAGTGTCAGGTTTGATGATTACAATAGAGGGGTGATCCCCATGTCCCTATTAAATAGAACCACCCTTTAGCTTTCTATCATAAACATCTTGATATGCCTAAGCGACTACTTAGGGAGCAGCCTGGCCAATATCCTATTGATAAGATTCATTCCGTAATCGACTCTATTAAGAATACTTTTCATTTCACTCTCCTCCTTAAGAATTGTGAACAGTATCGTTAAAAACCTAAAAAACAGCTAACACTTTCCGTATAAATCAATTTTATGCGAAAACTGCATAAAACTCAATATGCATTTTTCGCATAATTTAAACTTAGCTTGGGTGAAGAAAGATGTACAAAAGAATACGCGATTTGCGTGAAGACCGGGATTTGACGCAACAACAATTGGCAGATTATCTGAACATCTCTCAAGCAACTTATTCCCGATACGAAAGCGGGAACTTGGATGTGCCAAGTTCTGTGTTGATTAAGTTATCCGAATTTTACAACGTAAGTATTGACTATATTCTAGGTCAGACGAATATCTCCAAACGTCCTAATGGAAAATAACCCTGGGCGGCAAAAGGTGTTAGGTTAAATGATTACAATAGAGGGGTGATCCCCATATCTCTATTAAAAAGAACCACCCTTTGGCTCTCTATCATAAGCATCTTAATATGCTTAAGCGACTACCTAGGAAGCGGCCTAGCCAATATCCTATTAATAAAATTCAATCCACTGATAGATTCTATTAAGTTCACTGAGCCTTTCACAAGTTGGATTATCGATACCTATAATCCCAAATGGGTGACGAATAGTACTTTAATCCCCCTGCGATTTCCGGCTTATTTGATACACTTTGGGAGCTTCTTATTCGTGGGGCTTGTTGCGGATTATCTGATTTACATTTTGAGAAGAAAAGCAGTTACCGAATAAGCGAAGCGCCTTTGATTGTACGAAAAAAGACAAGCCCAAAATGTGTACAATGGGCTTGCCTTCGTATTCCCTATCCTACTTCTCCACCAACGACCCCTGCAAATTCGCCGCATTGAAGTTCGGATCAGCTTCAATCGTTGTATCCCCCGCTGCTTTAGCCTTGTCAAGCGCGGCATTGTAGCGGGTGTTCAAATCGTTCAATACTTTGTCCAGGTCCTGGCCGTCGAAGATGAATTTGTTGAAGACATCGACCTTCTTGGCGCCTTCGACGCGGCCTTCGGTGGCGACCAGCGGGGTGGCGGGGTAGATGCCGTCCAGCGAGGTCGGCAGGAAGTTTTCGATGCCGGCGATGTCCGGGGCTTTGGCTTTGGCCGCCACGGACGGGATGACGGAGACGCCGTAGCCGCCTTCCTGGTAAGCGACCTGCACGTCGTCGCTGTACATCCATTCGATAAATTTCCAGGCTTCTTCTTTATGCTCGGAATTTTTGCTCATGGCCAAATAGCTGCCGGCGATGACTTGATCGGCCCCGTTTTGCTTACCGTCGAGCGTTGGCGGCATCGCCGCGGCCCAGCGGATTTCCGTCGGGAATTGCGTCTTGTACACGCTTGGCTCAACCGAATGGTTGAAGTACATGCCGATCTTGCCTTGCGCGAACTGGGCGCGCAGCGGGTCGATGTCGAGCGATTCGGAGCCGGGCAGCATGCTGCCGTCCGCTTTGATTTGATGCAGGGCCTGCAGCACTTCTTTATACACGGTAAAATCGAACTGGCCGGTTTGGAAGTTGAAGCCTTCGTTGCCCGTGTTCGTGCTCAGCGACACGATCGGATAAGCGATCCGCTCAAAGCCGCTGGCGCTTTTGAAGTTGCCGGCAAACCCGTAAGCGCCGATGTCCTTGCCCGCTTCCGTGATCTTTTTGGCGTCCTCGACCATTTCCGCGAGCGTCGCCGGCGGCCCATCGATCCCCGCTTTTTCAAACAGATCGACGTTGTAGATCAGCCTCCAGAATTGGCCGATATTCGGCAGCGTGTAGATTTTTCCGCCAACCATGTTTTTCTCTTCGATCAGGACGTTTTTGAAGTTCTCCTTCATTTCCGGCGAGATGTACTCATCGAACGATTCCAGGTAGCCGCGCTTCACCCAAGTCGGCACATTCCCCGTGTCCACCCGCAAAATGTCCGGCGCCTGGTTGCTGGCAAAAGCGATTTCCACGGACTGCACGTAGTTATCCGCCATGACCTTCATTTCAATGTCGATGTCGGGATTTTGCTCCTCGTATTCTTTGATTTTTTGCTCGATAAAATCGGTGTCGTGACGGTCGATCGTCCAATACGTGAGCTTCGTCTTGCTTCCTTCGGCCCCAGCGTTCGCGGCTGGATCCTCCTTCTCGCCCCCCGCTGAACAGGCCGCCAAGGCTCCCGCCATCAGCAAGGCCAGTCCGGATACGAACCACTTTTTACGTCTCATACAAATTTCCCCCTTTAAGATATGTAATCGCATTCATTTCTCAATAAAAATATAAATCAACGTCCGCCCATCTCGTGAAGGAAAAAACAACTATTCAAGGGAGATAAAACCACTTTTTTCCGTTTCGGCGCACGCCGCATATTTCATCCGAAACTCCGTCGGCGTCATCCCGGTATGCTTTTTGAACAATTCGGTAAAATACGGACGATCCTCATAGCCCAGCGAGCCGGCGATATCCTGCACCTGCATCCCCTCCAGCACCAGTTCCTTCGCTTTCTCCATCCGGCAATGGGTAATATACTGAGCCAAGGTGACGCCCATTTCTTTTTTGAACAAGTTGGAAAAATAGCTCGGGCTCAAATGCACCGCTTTGGCGCAGTCCGCCACGGACAAATTTTGCTGCAGATGGTTCTGAATATAGGTTACGCCCCGCTCGACCAGCCGCCGCGATTCGCTCACCTGCCGCTTCCGCAATTGGGCGCAGCCCTGCCGGCAGAAATCCCGGATCAAGCCGCACAGCGCTTCAAACGTGGCCGCCTTGTTCATCTCCGCCAGCTGGCTCTCCAGCTCCTGAATCTCCTCGGCCGAACCTTTTTCGGCAAACACCCGGTGCATCGAATGCGCCAGCTCCAGGCATAACGTTTGTAAAAGCGCAGGGTTCGGATGCTTGCTGGCCGAAATCCATTCGTCCCAGATGCTGTGGAGCTGCTCCTCCGCCTTGTCCACATTCGCGGAACGCAAGCAGAACAACAGCTCCTTCTCCTTGTCATAGGAATACTGCGGCCAGGCCGCGCCCCGGGCATCGCCTTCCCCGTACAGATACACACTGTTGCCGCCGGACAAAAAAGTGTTGGCCAACGCAGCCAGCGCTTGCGCGTACGCAGCGGACAACTGCGCCGTCTCCTGCACTTCGCCGCCCAAGCCGATCGACACGGTGTAATCGGTATGTTTGCCGACATTTTCGCGGCATTTCTCCGCCAGCTGCCCGGCATCCAGGGAGGCCGCCGGATTGGCGACGATAACGAATTGGTTGATATTTTCGCGGAACACAATGCCCCTGGTATAGGAAGTGACGGTCTCCTCCAAAATATTCTGCACGGCAAACCGGATCAGCTCCACCTCGTTCACCGGCAAATCCGCCGTCCGCTGTGAAAACCCGTCCATTTCCGCCACCATCACCCAAAAACCGCTTGGCTCCATCGTGATCCCGTAAAAATCCCACTGCCGGCTTTGGCTCTGCTGCCGGGTGCCGTAACGGATGAGCAAACGCATAAACTCCTGGCGCAGATACGGCAAACTTTCCCTTAACTTCCGCTCCATGCCCTGCATATACTCGGTTTTGCTCCGCTCCCGCTCCAGCGCTTCCTTCGCTTTCAGCACCACATCCAGCACGTTCGCGGGGGTAAAGGGCTTGACGATAAAATCGAACGCGCCCAACTTGACAGCATCCTGGGCATAGGCAAAATCGGTATACGCGGTAAAAAAGATCACTTTGACCTCCGGCAGCTCCGGCACAATCGTCCGCATCATCTCCAGCCCGTCCATCAGCGGCATGCGGATATCCGTCAGCACGATGTCGGGACGCTCCCGGCGCAGGCACTCCAGCCCCTCTAAGCCATTGGCGGCCGTTGCAGCAACCGTCAGGCCGTGCTCCTCCCAGGGAATCCGTGTGGACAGTCCGCGCACGACCGCCGGAATATCGTCAATAATGCAGATTTTCATCGGTTCGTTTCGATTCATGGCTTAACCCGCTTTCCATTGGAATGGTAATGACGGCCACCGTTTCCTCGGGGCGGCTGGCAAAGCGCAGCCCGGCCTCCTTGCCGTAGTACAGATTTAACCGATTGCAAATATTGAATAACGCATACCCTTTGCCGCCCGCGGGGAGCTGCAGTTTCTCGTTCATTTGCTCGGCATCAAATCCAACCCCGTTATCCGTTACCGTAATGATTAAGCTGCCGCCCCTCGCCTCCGCCGCGATCCGGATCATGCCGGAATCCCGTTTGTCCTGCAAACCGTGCAGGATGGAGTTCTCGACGAGCGGCTGAATGATGATTTTTAACACGGGTAAGTTTAGCAGTTCGGGCGGCGCATGGATGGCGTATTGGAACAATCCCTCGTAACATTGCTGCTGCAGGTTCAAATATTGGCGAACATGCTCCAGCTCCCGGCCCAAGGTCGTGATTTCCTGTCCCTGGTTCAGCCCCAACTTGAACAACGCGGATAACGAAAGCACCATCTCTTTGACATCCTCATATTCGTTCATCTCGCATTTCCAGAAAATCGTATTTAACGTGTTATATAAAAAATGCGGGTCGATTTGCGCCTGCAGCGCTTTAATTTCCGCCTTCCGCTTCTCTTTCTCCGTCTCCTTCACTTCGGTGATGAGCTGCCCGATACGGTCGAGCATCTGATTGAACTTCCGTCCGGCCTCGCCGATCTCATCCTGGAACGGACTTACGAAGCGCGCCCGCAAATCCTCCTGCTCGACCCGTTTCATCGTTCTTTGCAGCTTCAGCAGCGGGGATAGCAGCAGTCTCGACAAGTACCGGGCCAGCAGCAGCGCCATCAAGATGCAGCAGGCCATGATCGCCGGCACCAGCCACTTGATCTGGAGCACGGGGCCAAGCAGATCCGTTTTGGACAAATAGCTGACCAAAATCCAGTCCGTGGCAAACGCGGAGGAAGCGTAACTGACCAGCATCGTGCCTTCCGAACTTTTATATTCGAAGTTCCCGGCCTTATTTTCCCGTAGTTGATCGATAAATTGCGGCGAGCGCGTCCATTCCGGCCGTCCCTGATCCCCCAGCACACTGGCCCCGGCGGTGTTGATCAGCAAAAAATGCGCCGCGCCGGGATTCAGCCCTTCACGTACCACCTGGCCCAGCATCTTCTCATCGACATTGACGATCAAGAACACGTCCGGAACATTACTTTCTGTTAGCGGTTGCAAAACCAAAGTGACGACCCGGTGTTTTCCGGCAAACAACTCATCCTCGTGGCTCTCGATCCACCGGGTATCGGGATGCTCTTTGATCCGCTGGTAAATGGCGGTGGAGGTAAACGGCACGCCAGATTTGCGGATTTTGCCGCTGGAATAGAAGTCGCCGCCGGGCGTAGTGATCAGGATCGAATCGATCGAGTTTTCCGTCAGCTCGGCTTGCGAAAAAGGGCCTTGAAGCAGCGAAAAATTCGCGAAATACCGGCTGCGGTTGTCAGCCTGAATATCGCGAATCGTTTGTTTGTAAGTTTCGCTTAGGGTCATCGTGGACGAAGCCACGACGATCTGCTTCAGCTTCTGGTCCAGCACGTTGACGGACTGGTTGAGCACGCTGCGGTTCAGCTCCACGGAATTGCGCTCCATCGCGCGGGCCGCGATCAAATAGGAACACAGGCCCGTCACCGCGATACAAAGCACCGTCAGCACGGCAAAAGAGATCCATATCCTTTTTTGCAGCGAAGTTCGGTAGATCCAGGATTTCAATGCCGTCACGCTCCCTCGTAATGTCTGCCCGCCATGATAAAGGTTGAACTAATAATTGTACCGGAATGGGGGCCCGCGCCCGCCGGGAATCTAACGGTTGCAGCAGCCGCTATTTTGCGAAAAAAGACCTTTTCTGGATTTTAACGGTTGTGAGCGTTGTTATTTGCCTTAATTTGAGCAAAATAGCTGGGTTTGAGCGAAATAAGCGCCATCGCAACCGTTAGAATTTGAAATCGGCGTTGCTCACGCAAATAGCCGCTGTGGCAACCGTAAGAATGGAAACAGGTACATCTTGTTAACTTTAATGCAACAGCAACAGTAGCGCCCACTTGCCTTTCTCCGACCCGGTCTCTAGTTCAACATCCATGGCCGCCGGCCGGCCTCGGTCAGCCCTTCACCGATCCCGCCGTCATTTGCATAAACGATTTATTGGCGAACACGTACACCACCAACATCGGCAGGATGGACAAGCAGGCGCCGGCCAGCATCAGCTGCGGCTGCGCGGCGTCGCCCACGCCGTATTTCAGGCTGGCCAGCCCCACCGTCAACGTTTGCAATTCGGGCTGGGTCATCGTAAACACCAAAGGCAAAATATATTCGTTCCACGCCCCGCGGAAACTCCACAGGCCGGCCACGCCCAAC from Paenibacillus macerans includes:
- a CDS encoding HNH endonuclease — translated: MKNVKHTKIGYHDATILAGRIISEFYGDSATDYDYMNDFIEDNFDEIIVKFVNPQKFTVLHMLIKYFDDLIYGDGIREILKNVDWDDYEMFLEYMSNMISNTGIDIGIRFPDFKIIDEAEVLDECDEFNYVDYYINTLEVKRIEAQPLLINSTFHVLMINKIFLRDLNEFFATYIQKHIDRVPLEYLDKDRKLLRTSYWNSWLKRGIFFRDKGVCTLCRKDLTGSYNLGINFEIDHIVPLSKYGNNDPSNLQILCNECNLLKLNRSSETSQYDIPLWNMVNE
- a CDS encoding DUF6809 family protein, with the protein product MKSILEELYKGNLNPESRTVPTDPEYRSLNGEISDLMLEVKQRFSENDFRALEEILDLNGDTSSMLTSTAFVQGFRMGALMMVEVFCGEGKGFGK
- a CDS encoding helix-turn-helix domain-containing protein, whose amino-acid sequence is MYKRIRDLREDRDLTQQQLADFLNISQATYSRYESGNLDVPSSVLIMLSEFYDVSIDYILGQTNNSKRHNGK
- a CDS encoding helix-turn-helix domain-containing protein, yielding MYKRIRDLREDRDLTQQQLADYLNISQATYSRYESGNLDVPSSVLIKLSEFYNVSIDYILGQTNISKRPNGK
- a CDS encoding ABC transporter substrate-binding protein encodes the protein MRRKKWFVSGLALLMAGALAACSAGGEKEDPAANAGAEGSKTKLTYWTIDRHDTDFIEQKIKEYEEQNPDIDIEMKVMADNYVQSVEIAFASNQAPDILRVDTGNVPTWVKRGYLESFDEYISPEMKENFKNVLIEEKNMVGGKIYTLPNIGQFWRLIYNVDLFEKAGIDGPPATLAEMVEDAKKITEAGKDIGAYGFAGNFKSASGFERIAYPIVSLSTNTGNEGFNFQTGQFDFTVYKEVLQALHQIKADGSMLPGSESLDIDPLRAQFAQGKIGMYFNHSVEPSVYKTQFPTEIRWAAAMPPTLDGKQNGADQVIAGSYLAMSKNSEHKEEAWKFIEWMYSDDVQVAYQEGGYGVSVIPSVAAKAKAPDIAGIENFLPTSLDGIYPATPLVATEGRVEGAKKVDVFNKFIFDGQDLDKVLNDLNTRYNAALDKAKAAGDTTIEADPNFNAANLQGSLVEK
- a CDS encoding response regulator transcription factor; translation: MNRNEPMKICIIDDIPAVVRGLSTRIPWEEHGLTVAATAANGLEGLECLRRERPDIVLTDIRMPLMDGLEMMRTIVPELPEVKVIFFTAYTDFAYAQDAVKLGAFDFIVKPFTPANVLDVVLKAKEALERERSKTEYMQGMERKLRESLPYLRQEFMRLLIRYGTRQQSQSRQWDFYGITMEPSGFWVMVAEMDGFSQRTADLPVNEVELIRFAVQNILEETVTSYTRGIVFRENINQFVIVANPAASLDAGQLAEKCRENVGKHTDYTVSIGLGGEVQETAQLSAAYAQALAALANTFLSGGNSVYLYGEGDARGAAWPQYSYDKEKELLFCLRSANVDKAEEQLHSIWDEWISASKHPNPALLQTLCLELAHSMHRVFAEKGSAEEIQELESQLAEMNKAATFEALCGLIRDFCRQGCAQLRKRQVSESRRLVERGVTYIQNHLQQNLSVADCAKAVHLSPSYFSNLFKKEMGVTLAQYITHCRMEKAKELVLEGMQVQDIAGSLGYEDRPYFTELFKKHTGMTPTEFRMKYAACAETEKSGFISLE
- a CDS encoding sensor histidine kinase, whose amino-acid sequence is MKSWIYRTSLQKRIWISFAVLTVLCIAVTGLCSYLIAARAMERNSVELNRSVLNQSVNVLDQKLKQIVVASSTMTLSETYKQTIRDIQADNRSRYFANFSLLQGPFSQAELTENSIDSILITTPGGDFYSSGKIRKSGVPFTSTAIYQRIKEHPDTRWIESHEDELFAGKHRVVTLVLQPLTESNVPDVFLIVNVDEKMLGQVVREGLNPGAAHFLLINTAGASVLGDQGRPEWTRSPQFIDQLRENKAGNFEYKSSEGTMLVSYASSAFATDWILVSYLSKTDLLGPVLQIKWLVPAIMACCILMALLLARYLSRLLLSPLLKLQRTMKRVEQEDLRARFVSPFQDEIGEAGRKFNQMLDRIGQLITEVKETEKEKRKAEIKALQAQIDPHFLYNTLNTIFWKCEMNEYEDVKEMVLSLSALFKLGLNQGQEITTLGRELEHVRQYLNLQQQCYEGLFQYAIHAPPELLNLPVLKIIIQPLVENSILHGLQDKRDSGMIRIAAEARGGSLIITVTDNGVGFDAEQMNEKLQLPAGGKGYALFNICNRLNLYYGKEAGLRFASRPEETVAVITIPMESGLSHESKRTDENLHY